From Ramlibacter tataouinensis, the proteins below share one genomic window:
- a CDS encoding delta(1)-pyrroline-2-carboxylate reductase family protein, whose translation MVENRPMTLLDAQATAQRLPYPALLRQVREVLADPSVQVPDRLVQPLPGGGSLFVMPALDARIAMTKLITFTPGNAGTPRPAIQGDVVVFDVKSGERRLVLDGPTVTARRTAAVSLLAAQELAPKPDGPLLVVGAGAQGHAHVEAFIEVLGVQEVLVASRSAASAQALAGHARRLGARAKFTADADAALADCALVVTCTPAAGVVLSGIPRPDAFIAAIGAFTPAMVELAPDLCRHCASQGSVVVDTPLAAQEAGDLLQAGLDAAGFPTLREVLLQAQPGRRGPVLFKSCGWAGWDLAAARAAAG comes from the coding sequence ATGGTTGAAAACCGCCCGATGACGCTTCTGGACGCGCAGGCGACGGCGCAACGCCTTCCTTATCCCGCCCTGCTGCGCCAGGTGCGGGAGGTGCTGGCCGATCCCTCGGTGCAGGTCCCCGACCGGCTGGTGCAGCCATTGCCGGGCGGCGGCAGCCTGTTCGTCATGCCGGCGCTGGATGCGCGCATCGCCATGACCAAGCTGATCACCTTCACGCCCGGCAACGCCGGCACGCCGCGCCCGGCCATCCAGGGCGACGTCGTCGTCTTCGATGTGAAGAGCGGCGAGCGCCGGCTGGTGCTCGACGGCCCTACCGTGACCGCCCGCCGCACGGCCGCGGTGTCGCTGCTGGCAGCGCAGGAACTGGCGCCGAAGCCCGACGGGCCGCTGCTGGTGGTGGGCGCGGGCGCGCAGGGCCATGCCCATGTGGAGGCCTTCATCGAGGTGCTGGGCGTGCAGGAGGTGCTGGTGGCCTCGCGCAGCGCCGCGAGCGCCCAGGCCTTGGCCGGGCATGCGCGCCGGCTGGGCGCGCGCGCGAAGTTCACCGCCGATGCCGACGCGGCCCTCGCCGACTGCGCGCTCGTCGTCACCTGCACGCCGGCCGCCGGCGTCGTGCTGTCCGGCATCCCGCGCCCCGATGCCTTCATCGCCGCTATCGGCGCCTTCACGCCGGCCATGGTGGAACTCGCGCCGGACCTGTGCCGGCATTGCGCCAGCCAGGGCAGCGTGGTGGTCGACACCCCGCTGGCCGCGCAGGAAGCGGGCGACCTGCTGCAGGCCGGGCTCGATGCGGCCGGCTTTCCGACGCTGCGCGAGGTCTTGCTGCAGGCGCAGCCGGGCCGGCGCGGCCCGGTGCTGTTCAAGAGCTGTGGCTGGGCCGGCTGGGACCTGGCCGCCGCGCGGGCGGCCGCGGGCTGA
- the dcd gene encoding dCTP deaminase yields MSIKSDKWIRRMSEQHGMIDPFEPKQVREAHGHKIISYGTSSYGYDIRCAPEFKVFTNIHSTVVDPKKFDEKSFVDMHGDYCIIPPNSFALARTLEYFRIPRNVLTICLGKSTYARCGIIVNVTPFEPEWEGYVTLEFSNTTPLPAKIYAGEGCAQVLFFESDEVCETSYKDRGGKYQGQHGVTLPKA; encoded by the coding sequence ATGAGCATCAAGAGCGACAAGTGGATCCGGCGCATGTCGGAGCAGCACGGGATGATCGATCCCTTCGAGCCCAAGCAGGTCCGCGAGGCCCATGGCCACAAGATCATCAGCTACGGCACCAGCAGCTACGGCTACGACATCCGTTGCGCGCCCGAATTCAAGGTCTTCACCAACATCCACAGCACGGTGGTGGACCCCAAGAAGTTCGACGAAAAAAGCTTCGTCGACATGCACGGCGACTACTGCATCATCCCGCCCAACAGCTTCGCGCTGGCGCGCACGCTGGAGTACTTCCGCATCCCGCGCAACGTGCTGACCATCTGCCTGGGCAAGAGCACCTATGCGCGCTGCGGCATCATCGTCAACGTCACGCCCTTCGAGCCCGAATGGGAGGGCTACGTGACGCTGGAGTTCTCCAACACCACGCCCCTGCCCGCCAAGATCTACGCCGGCGAAGGCTGTGCCCAGGTCCTGTTCTTCGAGAGCGACGAGGTCTGCGAGACCAGCTACAAGGATCGCGGCGGCAAGTACCAGGGGCAGCACGGCGTGACGCTGCCCAAGGCCTGA
- the guaD gene encoding guanine deaminase, with protein sequence MQAFRAAILRFADDRSAVYEEDGLLVVGPDATGRKVVRAVGSYAALAPNFPGVAVQHFPGRIIAPGFIDLHIHFPQLDVIGSPAEGLLPWLEKYTFPHEARFADAGHARALATFFIDELLRHGVTSALAFATSHPVSVDALMAEAGGRGLRMVAGKVLQDRHSPEGVRDQTEQSLVDTEALIQRWHGVGRLGYAITPRFAPSCSEAQLRGAGELAARYPGVWIQSHVAENREEIAWARQLFPDARSYLAVYEGFGLMRERAIYAHCIHFDDEDRRLMRSTGAAAAVSPTSNLFLGSGFFDYEGAERIGFRYGLASDVGGGTSFSPFHTMLAAYYVGREGQTKPGLSLSPQQLWWQHTAGAAQALGLEGVIGNLQPGCEADFIVIDPGATPLLARKTRLAGSLDELLFSLIVLGDDRAIERVVIGGT encoded by the coding sequence ATGCAAGCGTTTCGCGCCGCCATCCTGCGCTTTGCCGATGACCGCAGTGCCGTCTACGAGGAGGATGGCCTGCTGGTGGTCGGCCCCGACGCCACGGGCCGCAAGGTGGTGCGTGCGGTGGGCTCCTACGCGGCGCTGGCGCCCAACTTTCCGGGCGTGGCTGTCCAGCATTTTCCCGGCCGCATCATCGCGCCGGGCTTCATCGACCTGCACATCCACTTTCCGCAGCTGGACGTGATCGGCTCGCCGGCCGAGGGGCTGCTGCCGTGGCTGGAGAAGTACACCTTCCCGCATGAAGCGCGCTTCGCCGACGCCGGGCACGCGCGCGCGCTGGCGACCTTCTTCATCGACGAGTTGCTGCGCCACGGCGTGACCAGTGCGCTGGCCTTCGCCACCTCGCACCCGGTGTCGGTCGATGCGCTGATGGCCGAGGCCGGCGGGCGCGGCCTGCGGATGGTCGCGGGCAAGGTGCTGCAGGACCGGCATTCGCCCGAGGGCGTGCGCGACCAGACCGAGCAGTCGCTGGTCGACACCGAAGCGCTGATCCAGCGCTGGCACGGCGTGGGCCGCCTGGGCTATGCCATCACGCCGCGCTTCGCGCCGAGTTGCAGCGAGGCGCAGCTGCGCGGCGCCGGTGAGTTGGCCGCCCGCTACCCCGGGGTATGGATCCAGTCGCACGTGGCCGAGAACCGCGAGGAGATCGCCTGGGCGCGCCAGCTCTTTCCGGATGCGCGCAGCTACCTGGCGGTGTACGAGGGCTTCGGCCTGATGCGCGAGCGCGCCATCTACGCGCACTGCATCCACTTCGACGACGAGGACCGCCGCCTGATGCGAAGCACCGGCGCGGCCGCTGCCGTCAGTCCCACCAGCAACCTGTTCCTGGGCAGCGGCTTCTTCGACTACGAAGGCGCCGAGCGCATCGGCTTCCGCTACGGGCTGGCCAGCGACGTGGGCGGCGGCACCAGCTTCAGCCCCTTCCACACCATGCTCGCCGCCTACTACGTGGGCCGCGAGGGCCAGACCAAGCCGGGCCTGTCGCTGTCGCCGCAGCAGCTGTGGTGGCAGCACACCGCCGGCGCCGCGCAGGCCCTGGGGCTGGAAGGCGTGATCGGCAACCTGCAGCCCGGCTGCGAAGCCGACTTCATCGTCATCGATCCCGGCGCCACGCCGCTTTTGGCGCGCAAGACGCGGCTGGCGGGCAGCCTGGACGAACTGCTGTTCTCCCTCATCGTGCTGGGCGACGATCGCGCGATCGAACGCGTGGTTATCGGAGGAACCTGA
- a CDS encoding nitrile hydratase subunit alpha has translation MEAIPPKQVFQRTASIEERVNAVQAVLQEQGGDAAAGLADLDHSAQQEWVPQNGARVVARAWSDPAFRARLLADGRAAVAEMGLPMPKHHRHLVVLENTATVHNVICCTLCSCTAFTLIGLPPDWYKDFEYRSRVVREARTVLKEMGLDLPPETEIRVWDTTADTRYMVLPMQPAATVGWSPERLAAIVTRDSMIGVARL, from the coding sequence ATGGAAGCGATCCCACCCAAGCAGGTCTTTCAGCGCACGGCTTCGATCGAAGAGCGGGTCAACGCCGTCCAGGCCGTCCTGCAGGAGCAGGGAGGGGACGCGGCGGCCGGGCTGGCCGACCTGGATCACTCTGCACAGCAGGAATGGGTGCCGCAGAACGGCGCCCGCGTCGTCGCGCGTGCCTGGTCCGACCCGGCATTCCGCGCGCGCCTGCTCGCCGATGGGCGCGCCGCCGTGGCCGAGATGGGGCTGCCCATGCCCAAGCACCACCGGCATCTGGTCGTGCTGGAAAACACCGCCACCGTCCACAACGTCATCTGCTGCACGCTCTGCTCCTGCACCGCCTTCACCCTGATCGGGCTGCCGCCGGACTGGTACAAGGACTTCGAGTACCGCTCGCGCGTGGTGCGCGAGGCCCGGACGGTGCTGAAGGAAATGGGGCTGGACCTGCCGCCGGAGACGGAGATCCGCGTGTGGGACACCACCGCCGATACGCGCTACATGGTGCTGCCGATGCAGCCGGCCGCAACCGTGGGGTGGTCGCCCGAGCGGCTGGCGGCGATCGTCACCCGTGATTCCATGATCGGTGTAGCGCGGCTTTGA
- the nthB gene encoding nitrile hydratase subunit beta — protein MDGMHDLGGKQGFGRVRYTLNAPAFHASWEVRANSLYALAVRRGLFNMDEYRHAIERMEPRHYLSAGYYERSLTGCATLLVEKGLVTHEELERRAQGRFPLAAPAAEGRSNHPASQPLRAGDRVRVRADYVPGHVRMPGYIRGKTGVVVSESPTYPFPDAHAHGVASQDEPTYDVRFRSEDLWPGSAEPALVHVAVFQSYLERIA, from the coding sequence ATGGACGGCATGCATGATCTGGGCGGCAAGCAGGGTTTCGGCCGGGTGCGCTACACACTGAACGCGCCGGCATTCCACGCTTCGTGGGAGGTGCGGGCCAATTCGCTGTACGCACTGGCGGTGCGCCGCGGCCTGTTCAACATGGACGAGTACCGCCATGCGATCGAACGCATGGAACCGCGCCACTACCTGTCGGCCGGCTACTACGAGCGCTCGCTCACCGGTTGCGCGACCCTGCTCGTGGAAAAGGGGCTGGTCACCCACGAAGAACTCGAGCGGCGCGCGCAGGGCCGGTTTCCGCTGGCGGCGCCCGCCGCAGAAGGCCGCAGCAACCATCCGGCAAGCCAGCCGCTGCGGGCCGGCGACCGGGTCCGGGTGCGCGCCGACTACGTGCCGGGCCACGTGCGCATGCCGGGCTACATTCGCGGCAAGACCGGCGTGGTGGTGAGCGAGTCCCCGACCTACCCGTTCCCCGATGCCCATGCGCACGGCGTCGCGTCGCAGGACGAGCCCACCTACGACGTGCGCTTCCGCAGCGAAGACCTGTGGCCCGGGTCGGCCGAGCCGGCCCTGGTGCACGTCGCCGTGTTCCAGAGTTACCTGGAACGCATCGCCTAG
- a CDS encoding BMP family ABC transporter substrate-binding protein: protein MYKNLAAVLIAAASFFTPAFAQSPATPLKVGFVYVAPIMDTGWVHQHDEGRRAVDAAFGSKVKTSYVENVPEGADAERVIRDLAQQGNKLIFTPSFGYMEPTLKVARDFPDVKFESVTGYKNAPNVATVNARYYEGRYLAGVLAGRMTSTNVAGYVAGFPIPEVLQGINAFTLGMRSVNPKAQVKVVWLNAWFDPGREREAAMSLFNQDVDVIAFHTATDAAMRVAQERGKMAVAYHSDMRQAGPDAQIAAVTHHWDEYYKRRTQAVLDGTWKSDKLWGGVKERMVRIEAFGPKVPKAVQEEVLARQKDIASGKLQPFAGPIADNEGKSLIAAGQQLSDEQILTMNYLVTGVVGKVSK from the coding sequence ATGTACAAAAACCTCGCTGCCGTGCTCATTGCGGCCGCCTCGTTTTTCACTCCCGCTTTTGCCCAATCGCCTGCGACGCCGCTCAAGGTGGGCTTCGTCTATGTCGCACCCATCATGGACACCGGCTGGGTCCACCAGCACGACGAGGGCCGCCGGGCGGTGGACGCGGCCTTCGGCAGCAAGGTCAAGACCAGCTATGTCGAGAACGTGCCGGAAGGCGCCGATGCCGAGCGCGTGATCCGCGACCTCGCGCAGCAGGGCAACAAGCTGATCTTCACGCCCAGTTTCGGCTACATGGAGCCGACCCTGAAGGTGGCGCGCGACTTCCCCGATGTGAAGTTCGAGTCGGTCACCGGCTACAAGAACGCGCCCAACGTGGCCACGGTCAACGCCCGCTACTACGAAGGCCGCTACCTGGCCGGCGTGCTGGCCGGCCGCATGACCAGCACCAATGTCGCCGGCTACGTGGCGGGTTTCCCGATCCCCGAGGTGCTGCAGGGCATCAATGCCTTCACGCTGGGCATGCGTTCGGTCAACCCGAAGGCGCAGGTCAAGGTCGTGTGGCTCAACGCCTGGTTCGATCCGGGGCGCGAGCGCGAAGCCGCGATGAGCCTGTTCAACCAGGACGTGGACGTGATTGCCTTCCACACCGCGACCGACGCGGCCATGCGGGTGGCGCAGGAGCGCGGCAAGATGGCGGTGGCCTATCACTCCGACATGCGCCAGGCCGGGCCCGACGCCCAGATCGCCGCGGTCACCCACCACTGGGACGAGTACTACAAGCGCCGCACGCAGGCGGTGCTCGACGGCACCTGGAAGAGCGACAAGCTCTGGGGCGGCGTGAAGGAGCGCATGGTGCGCATCGAGGCCTTCGGTCCCAAGGTGCCCAAGGCGGTGCAGGAGGAGGTGCTGGCGCGCCAGAAGGACATCGCCTCCGGCAAGCTGCAGCCCTTTGCCGGGCCGATCGCGGACAACGAGGGCAAGTCGCTCATCGCCGCCGGCCAGCAGCTGTCCGACGAGCAGATCCTGACGATGAACTACCTGGTGACCGGCGTGGTCGGCAAGGTGTCGAAGTAA
- a CDS encoding LOG family protein: MRSVFKGCAAALMLAALSACQAPLPRQQGAPVAASFDCPVAAGVKAEYVGPYRGLDNDIPAADLARDTYCGEVFKASRYPNGFVTVFGSSRIREANEACLPGGPCDPQLKARYDALYGAVRTFAADWSRRFGQQYPVMAGAGPGLMEAANRGAAEGGGPSIGYTTYYDRSPSPSPQRPYGGDPAKAFNPYVTNGLIFTSVAVREAAMVRHSAAIVIAPGGTGTEWETYQALEMIKSSQLRRIPVYFLGDRTLWSGLEARIQGLVAQRVVAADELRFIRFASAPEALVAALAADLGLQPPPGPPVK, encoded by the coding sequence ATGCGTTCTGTCTTCAAAGGCTGCGCCGCAGCCCTGATGCTGGCGGCGCTGTCGGCGTGCCAGGCGCCCCTGCCACGGCAGCAGGGCGCGCCGGTGGCGGCGTCCTTCGACTGCCCGGTGGCTGCAGGCGTGAAGGCCGAGTACGTGGGGCCTTACCGCGGCCTGGACAACGACATCCCGGCGGCGGACCTGGCCCGCGACACCTACTGCGGCGAGGTGTTCAAGGCGAGCCGCTACCCGAACGGCTTCGTCACCGTGTTCGGCAGTTCCCGCATCAGGGAGGCCAATGAGGCCTGCCTGCCCGGCGGGCCCTGCGACCCGCAGCTGAAAGCCCGTTACGACGCGCTCTACGGCGCCGTGCGCACGTTTGCCGCCGACTGGAGCCGGCGTTTCGGCCAGCAATATCCCGTGATGGCCGGCGCCGGCCCGGGCCTGATGGAAGCGGCGAACCGCGGTGCGGCCGAGGGCGGGGGACCCAGCATCGGCTACACGACCTACTACGACCGGTCGCCAAGTCCCAGCCCGCAACGGCCTTACGGCGGGGATCCGGCGAAGGCCTTCAACCCCTACGTCACGAACGGGCTGATCTTCACCAGCGTCGCGGTCCGGGAGGCCGCGATGGTCCGCCACTCGGCCGCGATCGTGATCGCCCCCGGCGGCACCGGCACCGAGTGGGAGACCTACCAGGCGCTGGAGATGATCAAGAGCTCGCAGCTGAGGCGGATTCCGGTCTATTTCCTGGGGGACCGGACGCTCTGGAGCGGGCTGGAGGCACGCATCCAGGGCCTGGTGGCGCAGCGTGTCGTCGCGGCGGACGAGCTCAGGTTCATCCGGTTCGCTTCCGCGCCCGAGGCACTGGTCGCCGCCCTGGCCGCCGATCTCGGCCTCCAGCCCCCGCCCGGCCCGCCGGTAAAATAG